From a single Hymenobacter sp. YIM 151500-1 genomic region:
- a CDS encoding nucleotidyltransferase domain-containing protein gives MITEEQIQSIVRRIVEGYQPDRIILFGSYAYGTPTEDSDLDLLVIKAGIGESRMERGVAVRRLLRATDMPPMDILVRTPEEVAEAAEVRFTIEAQALKSGRMLYAAA, from the coding sequence ATGATAACCGAAGAGCAAATCCAAAGCATTGTTCGCCGTATCGTGGAAGGCTACCAGCCCGACCGGATCATCCTGTTTGGCTCCTACGCCTACGGGACACCTACGGAGGACAGTGATTTGGATTTGCTGGTTATCAAGGCGGGCATCGGCGAAAGCCGCATGGAGCGTGGTGTAGCGGTGCGGCGGCTGCTTCGGGCGACGGATATGCCTCCGATGGATATTCTGGTGCGCACCCCGGAAGAGGTAGCGGAAGCAGCGGAGGTTCGCTTCACTATTGAAGCTCAAGCGTTGAAATCAGGACGAATGTTGTATGCCGCCGCTTAG
- a CDS encoding HEPN domain-containing protein, giving the protein MPPLSSAELAYVQQWLEVADLDLAAAERMYVDNPAAFGYPIPFSCQQAIEKYCKGVLLAEGRVFRKTHDLPFLLQQLAPTVPFTDVKLDEADLLSDYAVDVRYPPHTRISVPEMQEALRIARYFQLRLRPLILAVLP; this is encoded by the coding sequence ATGCCGCCGCTTAGCTCAGCTGAACTAGCATATGTGCAGCAATGGCTAGAAGTAGCCGACTTGGATTTAGCGGCGGCTGAGCGTATGTATGTTGATAATCCAGCTGCTTTCGGCTATCCTATTCCCTTTTCCTGCCAACAAGCAATAGAAAAATATTGCAAAGGAGTGCTGCTTGCTGAAGGCAGGGTCTTTCGTAAAACGCACGACTTACCATTCTTACTGCAACAACTGGCACCTACAGTCCCATTTACCGATGTCAAGTTGGATGAAGCTGACTTGCTTTCGGATTACGCAGTAGATGTCCGCTACCCACCTCATACTCGCATAAGCGTACCTGAAATGCAAGAAGCTCTGCGTATTGCTAGATACTTTCAGCTTCGTCTGCGGCCACTCATTTTGGCTGTTTTACCATAA
- the odhB gene encoding 2-oxoglutarate dehydrogenase complex dihydrolipoyllysine-residue succinyltransferase — translation MGLEIKIPAVGESITEVTIAKWLKQDGAAVKRDEVIAELESDKATFELPAEADGTLKIRVAEGETIGIGAVIADIEGAGTSAAAPASVQNDSATRGAQEGANGTAAAGSDPITQGEQNPEASNQSGYGGSQAGSADTPTPAAAPAGASGGATVEMKIPAVGESITEVTVAKWLKEDGAQVQRDEIIAELESDKATFELPAEGTGTLRHGAKEGETIGIGATIARIEGGSGAPAAAALVAAPVQSAAVAASPAASSQQSYATGTPSPAAGKILGEKGINPADVQGTGRDGRITKEDAQNAQARPAVPAAAPAAAPVAQASNQQPATSPQPGNRTQRRERMSNLRKTVSRRLVAVKNETAMLTTFNEVNMQPIMDLRAKFKDKFKEKHSVGLGFMSFFTKAVCVALQEWPAVNAQIDGTDIVYNDFCDISIAVSAPKGLVVPVIRNAEQLSFDGIEKEVVRLAGLARDNKLTIEQMSGGTFTITNGGVFGSMMSTPIINAPQSAILGMHNIVQRPVAENGQVVIRPMMYLALSYDHRIIDGRESVSFLVRVKELLEDPTRLLLGV, via the coding sequence ATGGGTCTGGAAATCAAAATCCCCGCCGTCGGCGAGTCCATTACCGAGGTTACCATCGCCAAATGGCTTAAGCAAGACGGCGCGGCCGTGAAGCGCGACGAAGTCATTGCCGAGCTGGAATCGGACAAGGCCACGTTTGAGCTGCCCGCGGAAGCCGATGGTACTTTGAAAATTCGCGTAGCCGAAGGCGAAACCATTGGTATCGGCGCCGTTATTGCCGACATCGAAGGTGCAGGCACCAGTGCAGCTGCCCCGGCCAGTGTACAAAACGACTCCGCAACCCGCGGGGCGCAAGAAGGCGCCAACGGCACTGCGGCGGCAGGTTCCGACCCCATCACTCAAGGCGAGCAAAACCCCGAAGCCAGCAACCAGAGCGGCTATGGTGGCTCCCAGGCTGGCTCGGCTGATACGCCCACGCCGGCTGCCGCTCCGGCCGGTGCCAGTGGCGGTGCTACCGTCGAAATGAAAATTCCGGCCGTGGGCGAGTCTATTACGGAGGTGACAGTGGCCAAGTGGCTCAAGGAGGATGGAGCCCAGGTGCAGCGCGACGAAATTATTGCCGAGCTGGAATCGGACAAGGCTACGTTTGAGCTGCCCGCGGAAGGCACCGGCACCCTGCGCCACGGGGCCAAGGAGGGCGAAACCATCGGTATCGGAGCCACTATTGCCCGCATCGAGGGCGGCAGCGGGGCACCAGCCGCTGCGGCTCTAGTTGCGGCGCCAGTGCAGTCGGCTGCGGTAGCCGCCTCGCCGGCTGCCAGCAGTCAGCAGTCCTACGCCACGGGCACCCCTTCACCGGCTGCCGGCAAAATCCTCGGCGAGAAAGGCATTAACCCCGCCGACGTGCAGGGCACCGGCCGCGACGGGCGCATTACGAAAGAAGACGCCCAGAATGCCCAGGCTCGCCCAGCCGTACCTGCTGCTGCGCCGGCTGCTGCACCCGTTGCCCAAGCCAGCAACCAACAGCCGGCAACCAGTCCGCAACCCGGCAACCGTACCCAGCGCCGGGAGCGGATGAGCAACTTGCGCAAAACGGTGTCGCGCCGCCTGGTGGCGGTGAAAAACGAAACGGCCATGCTCACCACCTTCAACGAGGTGAACATGCAACCCATCATGGACCTGCGCGCCAAGTTCAAAGACAAGTTCAAGGAGAAGCACTCGGTGGGCTTGGGCTTTATGTCGTTCTTCACCAAGGCCGTGTGCGTGGCCCTGCAAGAGTGGCCCGCCGTCAACGCGCAGATTGATGGCACTGACATCGTGTACAATGACTTCTGCGACATCAGTATTGCCGTGTCGGCGCCGAAAGGGCTGGTGGTGCCAGTGATTCGCAACGCCGAGCAGCTCAGCTTCGATGGTATTGAAAAGGAAGTGGTGCGCCTGGCAGGCCTGGCCCGTGACAACAAGCTCACCATCGAGCAAATGAGCGGGGGCACATTCACCATCACCAATGGCGGAGTGTTTGGCTCTATGATGAGCACGCCCATCATCAACGCCCCACAGTCGGCCATCCTGGGCATGCACAACATCGTGCAGCGCCCCGTGGCCGAAAACGGGCAGGTGGTGATTCGCCCGATGATGTACTTGGCCCTGAGCTACGACCACCGCATCATCGACGGCCGCGAATCGGTGTCGTTCCTGGTGCGCGTGAAAGAGTTGCTCGAAGACCCTACTCGCCTGCTGCTCGGTGTGTAG
- a CDS encoding SusD/RagB family nutrient-binding outer membrane lipoprotein, which produces MKLTTLRWVAALGLLLGSTACEKELLDINKDPNNPATADVSLVLPSGQGTASFIMGGQYNILGEILAQHMGAMGAQYRGYDQYNLSSGTLDGFQFQALYAGALRDFEYVIQEGTKSGEWRMVGIAKILKAHTFQVLTDLYGDLPFSQALQPEVTITPAYDKQRDIYAGLHTLLTEAVADIGKKQGRFPGLADLHYRAATEADMNRWVRLANTLRLKLYLRTSEVDPAGAQAGVAGLFSRLTTTDFMLSGEDFQFNHTANAGAENPFYQANSRLPNQLAVSRTLGSSVIINPAQGLVDPRFRVYFVDWDLSTPSVFDFFFREPGSSDGFRWSTPGPWFFGQNFANANNRPAADFPGIPATDAPAKARPTLLLTYEESLFLRAEAAVRGWSTEGAQAITLYNNGVAWAMGRYGITAAEYNTYIANPRFNLVGVTTTPDRIGRIIWQKWISLYGTNGLEAWAEARRTDGILSSTGQPPIPLRAPLVNFIGGNRLIKRLPYPDSELQRNPNVSSTGLAPGDIVTPVWWDVK; this is translated from the coding sequence ATGAAATTGACTACTCTCCGCTGGGTGGCGGCCCTGGGGCTGCTGCTTGGCTCGACAGCCTGCGAAAAAGAACTGCTCGATATCAACAAAGACCCCAACAACCCCGCTACTGCTGATGTAAGCTTGGTGCTGCCTTCCGGGCAGGGCACGGCCAGCTTTATCATGGGCGGGCAGTACAATATTCTGGGCGAGATTCTGGCCCAGCATATGGGCGCCATGGGCGCTCAGTACCGTGGCTACGACCAGTATAACCTTAGCTCCGGCACTCTCGACGGCTTTCAGTTTCAGGCTCTGTATGCCGGAGCCCTGCGCGACTTTGAGTATGTAATCCAGGAGGGCACCAAGTCCGGTGAGTGGCGGATGGTGGGCATTGCCAAGATTCTGAAGGCCCACACGTTTCAGGTGCTGACGGATCTGTACGGTGACCTGCCCTTTTCGCAGGCCTTGCAGCCTGAGGTTACCATCACACCCGCCTACGACAAGCAGCGCGACATTTACGCCGGCCTGCACACGCTGCTGACCGAGGCCGTGGCCGATATTGGCAAGAAGCAGGGCCGCTTCCCCGGCTTAGCCGATTTGCACTACCGCGCCGCCACCGAAGCCGACATGAACAGGTGGGTACGACTGGCTAACACGCTGCGCCTGAAGCTGTACTTGCGCACCAGCGAGGTAGACCCCGCGGGAGCCCAGGCCGGAGTAGCTGGCTTGTTCAGCCGCCTGACCACCACCGACTTTATGCTCTCCGGCGAGGATTTCCAGTTCAACCACACGGCCAACGCTGGTGCCGAAAACCCGTTTTATCAGGCCAACTCCCGCCTGCCTAATCAGCTGGCCGTGAGCCGCACGCTGGGGTCGTCGGTAATCATCAACCCGGCTCAGGGCCTGGTAGACCCGCGTTTCCGCGTGTATTTTGTCGACTGGGACTTGAGCACCCCTTCTGTATTCGACTTCTTCTTCCGGGAGCCGGGCTCGTCTGATGGCTTCCGCTGGAGCACGCCTGGCCCTTGGTTTTTCGGACAAAACTTTGCCAACGCCAACAACCGGCCCGCCGCTGATTTTCCGGGCATTCCGGCTACCGATGCTCCTGCCAAGGCCCGCCCTACGCTGCTGCTGACCTACGAAGAGAGCCTGTTCCTGCGCGCCGAAGCTGCCGTGCGCGGCTGGAGCACGGAAGGTGCTCAAGCCATTACCCTCTACAACAACGGGGTAGCCTGGGCTATGGGCCGCTACGGCATCACCGCCGCCGAGTACAACACCTACATTGCCAACCCTCGCTTCAATCTGGTGGGCGTTACGACCACCCCCGACAGAATAGGGCGCATCATTTGGCAAAAGTGGATTTCCCTGTATGGCACCAACGGCCTTGAGGCCTGGGCGGAAGCTCGCCGCACCGACGGTATTCTGAGCTCGACGGGCCAGCCGCCCATTCCGCTGCGCGCACCGCTGGTAAACTTCATAGGTGGCAACCGCCTTATTAAGCGCCTGCCCTACCCCGACTCCGAGTTGCAGCGCAACCCGAATGTGAGCAGCACTGGCCTGGCCCCCGGCGACATCGTTACCCCGGTGTGGTGGGACGTAAAGTAA
- a CDS encoding SusC/RagA family TonB-linked outer membrane protein — MKKTLLSNVSALSAVGVVLLAAPAYAQTRTISGRVFDRVTTEGLPGVTVLLKGSGTGVSTNSDGTFILEVPGNGGTLVFSSIGYINVERELDDARQMEVGMAADTKQLSQVVVTALGIERQRKTLGYAVETLNNRDITRASEPNLLRSLQGRLAGVQISGATGAAGGATRVVIRGAQSFTGDNQPIYVVDGNVISNAALNSAGNTGGDLNNGVDLTNRAGDIDPNIVESITVLKGPAAAALYGSRAASGAIIITTKKGQNLKGRPQVAVSSAVTFERVNRLPEFQNTYGAGSTITAGPLAGRQVYSPTTNWSWGPRIQGQNVADWRTFRQRFSAGQPADSVRLSAKPDNIRDFFETGVTYNNAISFAGSNELSNYYVSVADARTSSFVPENNYKRTTVSLNGGTRLYEKLGISGTVNYIKSGGDRGIQGQSLAGIMQSLINVPRNIDITEAKDYNDSRYNLQNFHLAGFRNNPYFLLDKNRLTDNVDRLLSTAEVNYQPLQWLGFTLRQGIDFFSDRRRQQIAQGTVGNAAGRYIEDNIYGRNTTTDLLANVVHRITPDITAKGIFGVDYQQQAIERTTANGLGVVVPDFYDLSNTLSVRTTKGESKTRLLGYFADVQLSFRDYLYLGLTGRRDRSSTLRKAFYYPSANLGFIFTEAFKIQNSILSFGKVRANVASVGKVVQPYRERTVFVRGGIDDGFGGELQFPYGTVPAFQVGNFIGNPNLTNELTTAYEVGTELSFFNNRLGIDATYYNSRSKKIYVDLLLSSTTGFTSQAVNAGVMENKGIELAVAATPVRTDSGFSWDLNLTYTRNRNEVTEVSSTTSNIVIGGLGGSNVALNSQVGQPYGTFFGTKMLRDPEGRIVVDERTGFPRIDPNRQALGSIQPDFLAGVSTTLSYKGVALNVLFDARKGGKFYSQTVRDGYFVGTLKETAANDRQPFVVPNSVIQNADGSYSPNTKIADGGNSVWDGGRLYWQQYANTGENSLFDASFLKLRETSLSYTLPEELARQVRLGSIQVALIGRNLMLWTPKSQPHIDPEVSSFGTGNNQGFEYFSFPTTRSFGASLKLTL, encoded by the coding sequence ATGAAGAAAACGTTACTTTCTAACGTATCAGCGTTATCGGCCGTTGGGGTGGTGCTGCTAGCTGCACCTGCGTACGCCCAAACCCGCACTATCTCGGGGCGCGTATTTGACCGGGTAACCACGGAAGGCTTGCCCGGCGTTACGGTGCTGCTCAAGGGCTCTGGCACGGGGGTTTCCACAAACTCGGATGGCACCTTTATACTGGAAGTGCCGGGCAACGGCGGCACGCTGGTGTTCAGCTCTATCGGCTACATCAACGTGGAGCGCGAGCTGGACGATGCCCGCCAGATGGAAGTGGGCATGGCGGCCGACACCAAGCAGCTCAGCCAGGTAGTTGTAACGGCCTTGGGTATTGAGCGCCAGCGCAAGACGCTGGGCTACGCCGTTGAGACCCTGAACAACAGGGACATTACGCGCGCCAGTGAGCCGAACCTGCTCCGCTCCTTGCAGGGCCGCCTGGCGGGTGTGCAGATTTCCGGGGCTACCGGGGCAGCGGGCGGCGCTACGCGCGTAGTAATCCGGGGTGCCCAGTCGTTCACCGGCGACAACCAGCCCATTTACGTGGTGGATGGCAACGTTATCAGCAACGCGGCCCTGAACTCGGCGGGCAACACCGGCGGCGACCTGAACAACGGCGTGGACCTGACCAACCGAGCCGGCGACATCGACCCCAACATTGTGGAGTCGATTACGGTGCTGAAAGGCCCGGCTGCCGCGGCTCTGTACGGTTCGCGGGCCGCCTCGGGCGCCATCATCATCACCACCAAAAAGGGCCAGAATCTGAAAGGCCGGCCCCAGGTGGCTGTGAGCAGTGCCGTAACGTTTGAGCGCGTGAATCGCCTGCCTGAGTTCCAGAATACCTACGGGGCGGGAAGCACAATTACGGCCGGCCCCCTGGCAGGCCGGCAAGTGTATAGCCCAACTACCAACTGGAGCTGGGGGCCGCGCATTCAGGGTCAAAACGTAGCCGACTGGCGCACCTTCCGCCAGCGCTTTTCGGCCGGCCAGCCGGCCGACTCCGTGCGGCTATCGGCTAAGCCCGACAACATCCGTGACTTCTTTGAAACGGGTGTGACCTACAACAACGCCATCTCGTTTGCGGGGTCCAACGAGTTGTCGAACTACTACGTGTCGGTGGCGGATGCGCGCACCTCGTCGTTTGTTCCGGAAAACAACTACAAGCGCACGACGGTAAGCCTGAACGGCGGCACACGCCTCTACGAAAAGCTCGGCATCAGCGGCACGGTCAACTACATCAAGTCGGGCGGCGACCGGGGTATTCAGGGCCAGTCGCTGGCCGGTATTATGCAGTCGCTGATAAACGTTCCTCGTAATATCGACATTACGGAGGCCAAGGATTACAACGACTCGCGCTATAATCTCCAGAACTTCCACTTGGCCGGGTTCCGGAACAACCCCTACTTCCTGCTCGATAAAAACCGCCTGACCGACAATGTGGACCGCCTGCTGAGCACGGCAGAGGTGAATTACCAGCCCTTGCAGTGGCTGGGCTTTACCCTACGCCAGGGCATCGACTTCTTTTCGGACCGCCGCCGGCAGCAGATTGCGCAGGGAACGGTTGGCAATGCCGCCGGCCGGTACATCGAGGACAATATTTACGGCCGCAACACCACTACTGACCTGCTGGCGAATGTGGTTCATCGGATAACGCCTGACATTACCGCCAAGGGCATTTTCGGCGTTGACTACCAGCAACAAGCCATTGAGCGCACAACGGCTAACGGCCTGGGCGTAGTAGTGCCCGACTTCTACGACCTGAGCAACACGCTTAGTGTGCGCACTACCAAAGGCGAATCTAAAACCCGCCTGCTAGGCTACTTCGCCGACGTACAACTGTCTTTCCGCGACTACCTCTACCTGGGCCTGACGGGCCGCCGGGACCGGTCCTCGACCTTGCGTAAGGCCTTCTACTACCCCAGCGCCAACCTGGGCTTTATCTTCACGGAAGCCTTTAAAATCCAGAACAGCATTCTGTCGTTCGGCAAGGTGCGCGCCAACGTAGCCTCGGTAGGTAAAGTGGTGCAGCCCTACCGTGAGCGGACTGTATTCGTGCGCGGCGGCATCGACGACGGCTTCGGTGGGGAGCTGCAGTTCCCCTACGGCACGGTGCCGGCTTTCCAGGTCGGCAACTTCATCGGCAACCCTAACCTGACGAACGAGCTAACCACGGCCTACGAGGTAGGCACGGAGTTGAGTTTCTTTAATAACCGGTTGGGAATCGACGCTACGTACTACAACTCGCGGAGCAAGAAAATCTACGTCGACCTGCTGCTGTCGAGCACCACGGGCTTCACTTCTCAGGCCGTTAATGCCGGCGTGATGGAGAACAAGGGCATTGAATTAGCTGTGGCTGCCACGCCCGTGCGCACGGATAGCGGCTTCAGCTGGGACCTGAACCTGACCTACACCCGCAACCGCAACGAAGTAACGGAAGTATCGAGCACCACTTCCAATATCGTTATCGGGGGGCTGGGCGGCAGCAACGTAGCCCTGAACTCCCAGGTAGGTCAGCCCTACGGCACATTTTTTGGCACCAAGATGCTGCGTGACCCAGAAGGGCGCATTGTAGTGGACGAAAGAACCGGCTTCCCCCGTATCGACCCTAACCGTCAGGCCCTGGGTAGCATTCAGCCCGACTTCCTGGCCGGGGTTTCTACTACGCTGAGCTATAAAGGAGTGGCGCTGAATGTGCTGTTCGACGCCCGAAAAGGCGGTAAGTTTTACTCCCAGACTGTTCGGGATGGATATTTTGTTGGTACGCTTAAGGAAACCGCTGCCAACGACCGACAGCCCTTTGTGGTGCCCAACTCCGTTATCCAGAATGCCGACGGCTCCTACTCGCCCAACACGAAAATTGCTGACGGTGGCAACTCGGTTTGGGATGGCGGCCGGCTGTACTGGCAGCAGTACGCCAACACCGGCGAAAACTCCCTGTTCGATGCTTCTTTCCTGAAGCTACGCGAAACCAGCCTGAGCTACACCCTGCCCGAAGAACTGGCCCGCCAGGTGCGCCTGGGCAGCATTCAGGTGGCCCTGATTGGGCGCAACCTCATGCTCTGGACGCCCAAGTCGCAGCCCCACATCGACCCGGAGGTTAGCTCCTTTGGCACGGGCAACAACCAGGGTTTCGAGTATTTCTCGTTTCCCACCACCCGCTCTTTCGGTGCCAGCCTGAAGCTGACGCTGTAA
- a CDS encoding group III truncated hemoglobin encodes MASSLTLPDLRTEGDIKKLVDSAFSKANDDELLAPLCHAVAQIHWPRHLTSLYDYWSSALLGTSRYQEGQPIPLHSALPTKGPHFQRWVFLLERSVEENFAGSNAEQAKHKVATLASRSRGA; translated from the coding sequence ATGGCATCTTCCCTGACCCTGCCTGATCTGCGGACTGAAGGCGACATTAAGAAGCTGGTTGATTCGGCTTTTAGCAAAGCCAACGATGATGAGCTGCTGGCGCCCCTCTGCCACGCGGTAGCTCAGATTCATTGGCCTCGCCATCTTACCTCGCTTTACGATTACTGGAGCAGCGCCCTGCTGGGTACCTCCCGCTACCAGGAAGGACAGCCGATTCCTTTGCATTCCGCTTTGCCCACCAAGGGCCCCCACTTCCAACGGTGGGTTTTCTTGCTGGAGCGTTCTGTGGAAGAGAATTTTGCTGGCTCCAATGCCGAGCAAGCCAAGCATAAAGTAGCTACCCTAGCTTCCCGTTCCCGCGGCGCTTAA
- a CDS encoding group III truncated hemoglobin: MCTAQAPTPADISTEDDIQRLVDSFYGRVRTDELLGPIFAAVVQNEWPRHLATMYDFWSSLLLGTSRYRGRPFPKHLTLPIDSRHFRHWLTLFVENVDAHFAGPTANLAIQKAGTLAAIFEYRVQQAHNPYHVL, encoded by the coding sequence ATGTGTACTGCCCAAGCGCCTACTCCTGCCGACATTTCCACCGAAGACGACATCCAGCGGCTGGTCGACTCCTTTTACGGCCGGGTGCGCACCGACGAATTGCTGGGGCCCATCTTCGCCGCAGTGGTGCAGAACGAGTGGCCTCGCCACCTGGCTACTATGTACGACTTCTGGAGCAGCCTGCTGCTGGGTACCAGCCGCTACCGGGGCCGGCCGTTTCCCAAGCACTTGACCTTGCCCATCGACAGCCGCCATTTCCGGCACTGGCTAACGCTGTTTGTTGAAAACGTGGATGCCCATTTCGCTGGTCCTACTGCCAATTTGGCCATCCAGAAGGCCGGTACGCTGGCCGCCATCTTCGAGTACCGCGTGCAGCAGGCTCACAATCCTTACCATGTTTTGTAA
- a CDS encoding EamA family transporter has protein sequence MSASSSRPASATVLLALLALYLVWGSTYLATKIALGSWPPFLLSATRYLLAGALQYGMLRLSGAPAPTRQDWVRAAVVGFCLPLFGNGGTTFAQQYIPSGLAALLVATVPMFLALLGWLSGISPRPTPRVLLGLGLGLAGLALLVGTRSAAPVLVPGHAALGVAAVLLAAFMWSVGSLYSKKNPISGSPFLGVGMQMLCGGFFLLLAGLLHGEAAAFHLRSISGPAWAAFAYLVTFGSFVAFSAYIWLLRVVEPALAGTYAFVNPVVAVLLGWAFLGEALSPPMLGGALLIVVAVALVVLGGRPKPAAEPKT, from the coding sequence ATGTCTGCTTCTTCTTCCCGCCCCGCTTCGGCTACGGTGCTATTGGCGTTACTGGCGCTGTATCTTGTTTGGGGTTCCACCTACCTGGCCACCAAAATAGCTCTGGGGTCGTGGCCACCGTTCCTGCTGTCGGCTACGCGCTACTTACTAGCCGGGGCCTTGCAGTACGGCATGCTGCGGCTCAGCGGCGCCCCGGCCCCCACCCGGCAAGACTGGGTGCGGGCGGCCGTAGTGGGTTTCTGCCTGCCGCTGTTCGGCAACGGGGGCACCACCTTTGCACAGCAGTATATTCCGTCGGGGCTGGCGGCGCTGCTGGTAGCTACGGTGCCCATGTTTCTGGCGCTGCTGGGCTGGCTGAGTGGTATCAGCCCGCGGCCCACACCCCGGGTACTGCTGGGCTTAGGGCTGGGCCTGGCCGGGCTGGCGCTGCTGGTCGGTACCCGCAGCGCCGCGCCCGTGCTGGTGCCGGGCCACGCGGCCCTGGGGGTGGCGGCGGTGCTGCTGGCCGCGTTTATGTGGTCGGTGGGCTCGTTGTATTCCAAGAAAAACCCGATTAGTGGTTCTCCTTTTCTGGGAGTGGGCATGCAGATGCTCTGCGGCGGGTTTTTCCTGCTGCTGGCCGGGCTGCTGCACGGCGAGGCGGCAGCCTTTCACCTGCGGAGTATCAGCGGGCCGGCCTGGGCGGCTTTTGCTTACCTGGTCACGTTTGGGTCGTTCGTAGCATTTTCGGCTTATATCTGGCTGCTGCGGGTGGTGGAACCAGCCCTGGCGGGTACGTACGCCTTCGTTAACCCCGTGGTAGCCGTACTCCTGGGTTGGGCTTTTCTGGGCGAAGCCCTGAGCCCTCCTATGCTCGGCGGGGCTTTGCTCATTGTGGTGGCCGTGGCGCTGGTAGTGCTGGGCGGGCGCCCCAAGCCGGCCGCCGAGCCGAAGACGTGA
- a CDS encoding type VI secretion system baseplate subunit TssG, translated as MSAPTSLRQLFDYLRRQPLDLRLEIILADLLDSGYAFDDFVLKPVGLFARRYRRDLGAVAEEHTTGRRSSPRLAIDVHREGLYDALPQEVFHHPTEPITGLDTRAMVADIRIQRRREKSTRLFFLPFEQEFFRHRVLLEQEERRYLANLSAHWYNQVLTRFWELHDQLPAAQVLHLLYLLPLAYRIVGDLRLTRLCFERVLERPVRLRTIAPLQHPVTVAPSSASPQQAAGGLTLGGVELGRTFVLGGLYQETLPALEVTLEDLTPADLELFFTDTWQARALQLLCRYFVAFETDTVLRYELQPAASAMFVLSDSGDTAILGYTTAHL; from the coding sequence GTGTCTGCTCCCACTTCTCTCCGCCAACTCTTCGATTATTTGCGGCGCCAGCCCCTGGACCTGCGGCTGGAAATTATTTTGGCCGACCTGCTCGACTCCGGGTATGCCTTCGATGATTTTGTGCTGAAGCCAGTGGGCTTGTTTGCGCGCCGCTACCGCCGCGACCTGGGCGCCGTGGCCGAGGAGCACACCACGGGCCGCCGGTCCTCGCCGCGCCTGGCCATCGACGTGCACCGCGAAGGCCTGTACGATGCCTTGCCCCAGGAGGTGTTTCACCACCCTACCGAGCCGATTACGGGTCTCGACACCCGCGCCATGGTAGCCGACATCCGGATTCAGCGCCGCCGCGAAAAATCTACCCGCTTGTTTTTTCTGCCCTTCGAGCAGGAGTTTTTCCGCCACCGGGTGCTGCTGGAGCAGGAGGAGCGCCGCTACCTGGCCAACCTCTCGGCGCACTGGTACAACCAAGTGCTGACCCGGTTCTGGGAGCTGCACGACCAGCTCCCCGCCGCCCAGGTGCTGCATTTGCTCTACTTGTTGCCCCTGGCCTACCGCATCGTGGGCGACCTGCGGCTAACCCGCCTGTGCTTTGAGCGGGTGCTGGAGCGGCCCGTACGCCTGCGCACCATAGCTCCGCTGCAACACCCGGTTACGGTAGCGCCTTCTTCCGCCAGCCCGCAACAGGCAGCCGGGGGACTCACCCTGGGTGGGGTAGAGCTGGGCCGCACCTTCGTGCTGGGCGGCCTCTACCAGGAAACCCTACCGGCCCTGGAAGTTACCCTCGAAGACCTTACCCCCGCCGACCTGGAGCTGTTCTTTACCGATACCTGGCAGGCGCGGGCCCTACAGCTGCTGTGCCGCTACTTCGTGGCTTTTGAAACCGATACCGTGCTGCGCTACGAGCTGCAACCCGCCGCATCGGCCATGTTCGTGCTGTCCGACTCCGGCGACACGGCCATCCTCGGCTACACCACGGCCCATCTGTAA